Proteins from a genomic interval of Komagataeibacter sp. FNDCR2:
- a CDS encoding ribbon-helix-helix domain-containing protein, with protein sequence MSRFAGLKKTVAPSVAEPAAQTVVEKARPRNPREGKRAVVGYFSPAVSKGLHQLALDTDTTIQGLIGEAIDDLMRKHGRHPFGER encoded by the coding sequence ATGAGTCGGTTTGCTGGTCTGAAAAAAACGGTCGCGCCATCGGTTGCGGAACCGGCAGCGCAGACGGTGGTAGAGAAAGCTCGCCCACGTAATCCAAGAGAAGGTAAGCGGGCTGTGGTGGGGTATTTTTCCCCAGCAGTTAGTAAGGGATTACATCAACTTGCGCTTGATACCGATACAACTATTCAGGGTTTGATCGGGGAGGCCATTGATGATTTGATGCGTAAGCACGGTCGTCATCCTTTTGGAGAGCGCTGA
- the parA gene encoding ParA family partition ATPase, producing MKTIAIISQKGGAGKTTLALHLATSASAAGYVSLILDTDPQATASSWKAWRGDVEPDVVDCAAHALLSRKLEQASELGAELSIIDTPPHADIMAREACRVADFLLIPCRPRAFDMDAVRTTAELVRASGKPAFVIFTAGPPRAPQVYKEAAEVVAQFGIPVAPVVLPERAVFHHSVGSGRTAQEAEPESKAAADIALLWNWVCDQVNMPSHKQDDIKAR from the coding sequence ATGAAAACAATCGCGATCATTAGTCAGAAGGGAGGCGCTGGGAAGACGACGCTTGCCCTACACTTGGCTACTAGTGCCAGTGCCGCTGGATACGTTTCTCTGATCCTCGATACCGATCCGCAGGCGACTGCAAGTTCATGGAAAGCGTGGCGGGGAGATGTCGAGCCTGATGTAGTGGATTGTGCGGCTCACGCCTTGTTATCAAGAAAGCTAGAACAAGCGTCCGAACTGGGCGCAGAACTATCGATAATAGATACCCCACCACATGCCGATATTATGGCGCGTGAGGCGTGTCGTGTCGCTGATTTCTTGTTAATTCCATGCAGGCCACGTGCTTTCGATATGGACGCTGTTAGAACAACGGCGGAGCTTGTGCGAGCCAGCGGCAAGCCTGCCTTCGTGATTTTTACTGCGGGTCCTCCTCGTGCGCCCCAAGTTTATAAGGAGGCGGCCGAGGTTGTGGCGCAGTTTGGTATCCCTGTTGCTCCTGTTGTTTTGCCAGAGCGTGCTGTTTTTCATCATAGCGTTGGTTCCGGTCGTACCGCGCAGGAAGCAGAGCCGGAAAGCAAGGCTGCTGCTGATATAGCACTGTTGTGGAATTGGGTGTGTGATCAAGTTAACATGCCATCACACAAACAAGATGACATAAAAGCACGTTAG
- a CDS encoding replication initiator protein A: MVSETPNLPVVHEALLPERHPQHDLFICDVADAVLKDVMPQMEHPFYSLSKKPETSVRRYEHNGQWLEITPSVKGLATIYDKDILIYCISQIMAKLKAGEKVSQRVRISSRDLLIFTNRGTAGKDYKALIEALDRLEGTRIRTNIVTGDEEQVDGFGLIDASSIRRKLGLDGRLLHCEIKLSDWVFNAIKSNDVLTLHRDYFRLRKPLERRVYELARKHCGQQAVWKASLEILLKKSGSQSPEKLFRQMIKNLAASDHLPDYRVEFDPQRDMVTFINRGTMKAAEPVAEAWMGALDPDIYGDARNIAPGWDVHHLEREWRMWLGDNEIAPKNPERHFIKFCETWFAKRGQP; the protein is encoded by the coding sequence ATGGTATCTGAAACCCCGAATCTGCCTGTTGTCCATGAGGCCCTCCTGCCGGAGCGTCATCCGCAGCATGACTTATTCATCTGCGACGTGGCAGATGCCGTGCTTAAGGACGTGATGCCGCAAATGGAGCATCCGTTCTATTCGCTGTCGAAAAAACCCGAGACTTCCGTTCGTCGCTATGAACATAACGGGCAATGGCTGGAAATCACGCCAAGCGTGAAGGGCCTTGCTACAATCTACGATAAGGATATTCTGATTTACTGTATTTCGCAGATCATGGCGAAACTAAAGGCCGGGGAGAAAGTATCGCAACGGGTGCGGATCAGCAGCCGTGACTTACTCATCTTCACCAATCGCGGAACAGCAGGTAAGGACTACAAAGCCCTTATCGAAGCCCTCGACCGCCTTGAAGGCACACGTATCCGCACTAACATTGTCACAGGCGACGAAGAACAGGTGGACGGTTTTGGCCTGATCGACGCTTCATCCATCCGCCGCAAACTTGGCCTCGACGGTCGCCTATTGCATTGCGAGATCAAGCTGTCGGATTGGGTCTTTAACGCAATTAAGAGCAATGATGTTCTGACACTGCATCGTGATTATTTCCGGCTACGCAAACCGCTGGAACGACGCGTTTATGAACTCGCCCGCAAACATTGCGGTCAGCAAGCGGTATGGAAAGCCTCGCTTGAGATCCTACTGAAAAAATCAGGCTCTCAAAGCCCAGAAAAATTATTCCGACAGATGATAAAGAACCTCGCTGCAAGCGATCATCTACCGGATTACCGTGTTGAATTCGATCCTCAGAGAGACATGGTAACATTCATCAATCGCGGCACAATGAAAGCTGCCGAGCCAGTAGCCGAGGCTTGGATGGGTGCGCTCGATCCTGATATTTACGGGGACGCTCGGAACATCGCGCCAGGGTGGGATGTGCATCATCTCGAAAGAGAATGGCGCATGTGGCTGGGTGATAACGAGATCGCTCCGAAGAACCCTGAGCGGCATTTCATCAAATTCTGCGAGACGTGGTTTGCTAAGCGTGGCCAACCCTGA